Part of the Antechinus flavipes isolate AdamAnt ecotype Samford, QLD, Australia chromosome 2, AdamAnt_v2, whole genome shotgun sequence genome is shown below.
TTTCTTGGGCCATATCCAGAGGCACCTTCCCACCCaggcttccttctctcctccccatcagTATCTctctgaaactctgagtaggATATGGGGGAGGGGCTAGAGAATGAGTCTCCCACCCTCCCACCCGCAAGTGCTCGGGAAATGGGACTTGGATCTGGGATTTGGAATATTTCCTATTCTCACAGACCTCATTCTTCCCCCCAACCCTATGCTCCAAACCCCTGCCCAAGTCCTGGATCCCGTGAAAGTGCTGACCCCATCCCTTCTTAGGAGGGTTCTGActcttagagagagagagagtgatttccaaagaagagaaatatgaaatgtgAACTCACCTTAAATACTGATTTCCTTGAGTTGGGATTCCCTACACACAACTGGGATCTCTCATCAAAATCTTTAAAGCCTTTGCAGTCACTGGAATTCCTTAGTGTCAGTTCCACTTCCTGTAAAGTATCTGATCCTGGGGGTATTAGTCCTGTCCTTCCCCAGCCAACTGCAAGACATTCTTGCCCAGGTGAGACAGAATTGTATCTTGAGCCCAGGGGAAGAATATTCACTGCTTTTGTCAAGTTTGCTTTATTTTCCAGCTTTGAGTAGGAAATAAAAAGGCTTTGTGAGTGCCAGGGATGGGTTACATGGGCTGGGTCAAGGGCTCCATAGATGGAGTGATCTCAGATTCTTGAGAAAACAagggaagacaaaaggaaatagtATCATAgagtggggaagagaaagaagcatAATTTCTCACATGTACATGGCATTTTATAGGTAGCAAAGtgatttgaatgaatgaatgaaaaagcattgattaagcactatTTGTTTCCCAGGCAGCAGCTCAGCTTTTCTCATAACATTCTTGTGAGGTGGGTAATGAGGGAATAatgtattattcccattttatatatgagaaaactgaagctcacagaagttaaatgacttgtcaataTTCCCTCAGGCAGTAGGTGGTTGAAGTCAGAACTTGACACAATTCTCATAGACTGTAGCCCCTAAAACAGCTACCACAATATCTCAGAGTTACAAGGGCCCCCAGACATCACAGTATGATTTGTTCCCAAATAGAAATGTCCTCCTTGAAATCCAACCTTTGAAGACCTTCAGTAATGGGGAACTTACTGCTTCCTGAATTGTTGGCTTATTGGTCTAGTGGAATATTTCATGAAAGAGctcttggatttgaactctgggaaGGCCTGATTTTGAGAGTATTAGTGGATAGAGGGTTGAAtttggagtccagaagacctgagttcaaatattgcctctagctcttagtagctgtgtgatcctgggcaaggtgTTCAAACCTCTCTGAGccatggtttcctcatctataaagtgaagagtttggactagacagtctctaagattccttctaagtctaaatctatgatcctataaaggatatttttcttattcagacAGAATGGAAATATGGGCCTCTCTACCCCCTCCTCCCACCTATTACTAAAGATTCTGTTCTTTGTGGATAAGTAAAATAGGCTGATCtgccctctctccccatctctgaaTATTGACCAAGGAACACTGAAGCAAGAATGGACCTCAGATATGTTTTTGTTCAACTTCTCgggtataaataagaaaattgaagttgTGAAAGTtcaggtgacttgcccaaagtgacaCAGCTAAAACCGAGACCAAGATCAGACTAGTGTCCCAAATTTATTGACTCCCAGTTCTTTGTTTTCTATTAATTATTACCTGTAGTAACATGATGTCATTGAGAACATTTTCAACATTATATTCtgggtgaggaaactgatgctTGACTTTAAGGATCTGCCAAGTCCTTTCTGAGTATTTGATGTTATGTGCTCCAAGGATGACTGTGATGGAGCTGTTGGAGAAGCAAGAGAAGAGGGAGGTATGAGGAGTTCCAGATTCCTCATGAAGGGAACATTTTGAGAATGGGGTCCAAGGACTCTACTAGAATGTTAGTCTCTCCTCCCTATCTCTATGGAAGCTTGTGGGCTCAGGGATGGGATGTGGGAGTCAAGCAATCAGGGCTGAAGTACTTGCAAGGGGTAGAGACAGTTTCCTAATTTCCTTTGGGAGGGTAGTCCAGATGTGGACAGGTGACAAGTGGATCTGCTTGTACTTCCTCAAGCTGCTCTTGATTCAGCCTCCAGGGAACAGAAAGACTAGAAGGTCAAGGATGAAATTAAGAGGAGCTTCACTGCACCCTGTGCACTCCCAGACAACCCTGGGATAGAATTTAGTTCTCCATAGAATCACAGTTACTAAGTTCTGGGAACAACAAAAACATGAGTATCATGGTGTGTCAGGGAGGAAGAAATTGGCTGAGATATGGAATCTTGGGTGATAAGATGTGAAGCATGAGGTTCATCATTTAGGGCAGGACAGTCATCAAAGGTGGATTGGCCTGAAGGGGAAAGAGCAGATCTCAACTAGGAGCATAAATCCTCTTGCTCACTCTTGCTTTTGCTCAGACTAGGATTCTTTTCCTTTCAGGTGAGTAGCCCGCAAGAGACAGAAGCGTCCTTATTAGACTCTTATTTAATGCATTAATAGTAAGTatcagggagggagaagggggataGACACACTTACTATCCTGCACAATGGGCTGCTGTCATCACAAAGTCTCTTCGAATCAGGAACCCACCACAGCTGGAATTTCTTTTACGACGTTTGATATCCAAAAAAGCCATGTAAGGACGAGAATGGGGCTTTGATTCTTTCCCCCCAATGATCTCATCTGAAAGAGAACGCCCCATATACCCATAtcccaaatatatagatatatacaactGAGACCAAACATCTGGTCCATGGAAATACTGGGATACCACCTCCTACCTAACCCAAACCCAGGCACCCTAGGCTTTCCCTCAGTCATTATTGCTTCTCagatcttattttttctcttctggaatTAAGTCCAATTTTGTGACTCTGAAATATCATCATCACTATATTTCTTACATCCCCTTACAATATCCATCTCTATTTCAGCATAGGACAATATCTCCAAGCTTGAATCCCAATCTTTACCCCTTTATTCTT
Proteins encoded:
- the LOC127551108 gene encoding chymase-like isoform X11, which produces MKLLLLLLLTFLQSHETGAYLGYGYMGRSLSDEIIGGKESKPHSRPYMAFLDIKRRKRNSSCGGFLIRRDFVMTAAHCAGYSITVILGAHNIKYSERTWQILKVKHQFPHPEYNVENVLNDIMLLQLENKANLTKAVNILPLGSRYNSVSPGQECLAVGWGRTGLIPPGSDTLQEVELTLRNSSDCKGFKDFDERSQLCVGNPNSRKSVFKGDSGGPLVCSGVAQGIVSYGKSKPPSVFTRIVHYSSWIYQILKAN
- the LOC127551108 gene encoding chymase-like isoform X12, which produces MKLLLLLLLTFLQSHETGADEIIGGKESKPHSRPYMAFLDIKRRKRNSSCGGFLIRRDFVMTAAHCAGYSITVILGAHNIKYSERTWQILKVKHQFPHPEYNVENVLNDIMLLQLENKANLTKAVNILPLGSRYNSVSPGQECLAVGWGRTGLIPPGSDTLQEVELTLRNSSDCKGFKDFDERSQLCVGNPNSRKSVFKGDSGGPLVCSGVAQGIVSYGKSKPPSVFTRIVHYSSWIYQILKAN